A genomic window from Solanum stenotomum isolate F172 chromosome 10, ASM1918654v1, whole genome shotgun sequence includes:
- the LOC125841187 gene encoding EIN3-binding F-box protein 1-like, with translation MSKVFNFSGDDAFYHGGAVYPSPKESSLFLSLRNHVDVYFPPCKRSRVAVPFVFTEKKQKLSSIDVLPDECLFEVLRRLSDGKERSASACVSKRWLMLLSSIRGDETVISDLNPSLETEERSIQIALVKPVDCVKKGEVLDSNGAEVADAESQDIEGEGHLSRCLDGKKATDVRLAAIAVGTPSHGGLGKLSIRGSNPIRGVTDTGLKAIARGCPSLRALSLWNVSSVSDEGLIEIAQGCHLLEKLDLCQCPAITDLSLMAIAKNCPNLTSLTIESCSKIGNETLQAVGRFCPKLKFVSLKNCPLIGDQGIASLFSSAGHVLTKVKLYALNISDISLAVIGHYGIAVTDVVLIGLQNINERGFWVMGNGQGLQKLRSLAITACHGVTDLGLEALGKGCPNLKLFCLRKCTILSDNGLVAFAKGSVALENLQLEECHRITQAGFVGVLLSCGKKLKVLSMVNCFGVKELACRFPSVLPCNSLQSLSIRNCPGVGNATLAIVGRLCPKLTHLELSGLLEVTDEGLFPLVQSCEAGLVKVNLSGCVNVTDRSVSFITELHGGSLESLNVDECRYVTDATLFAISNNCWLLKELDISKCGITDSGIASLASTVRLNLQILSLSGCSMLSDKSVPFLQKLGQTLMGLNIQHCNGVSSSCVDLLLEQLWRCDILS, from the exons ATGTCTAAAGTCTTCAATTTTAGTG GTGATGATGCTTTTTACCATGGTGGGGCTGTGTACCCAAGTCCCAAGGAATCCAGTCTATTTCTGTCCCTTAGGAATCATGTGGATGTCTATTTTCCTCCTTGCAAGAGGTCTCGTGTTGCGGTCCCTTTTGTTTTCACTGAAAAGAAGCAGAAGTTGTCTTCCATTGATGTCCTACCTGATGAATGCCTTTTTGAGGTATTGAGGCGCCTTTCTGATGGCAAAGAGAGGAGTGCCTCTGCTTGCGTTTCCAAACGCTGGCTTATGCTTTTAAGCAGCATCCGCGGGGATGAAACAGTCATCTCAGATCTCAATCCATCTTTGGAGACCGAGGAAAGATCTATCCAAATCGCCCTTGTTAAGCCCGTGGACTGTGTCAAGAAGGGTGAGGTATTGGACTCTAATGGTGCAGAAGTTGCTGATGCTGAATCTCAAGATATTGAAGGAGAGGGTCATCTTTCCAGGTGCCTTGATGGAAAGAAAGCAACAGATGTCCGACTTGCTGCTATTGCTGTTGGAACTCCAAGCCATGGAGGGTTAGGGAAGCTTTCTATTCGGGGAAGCAACCCAATCCGTGGTGTGACTGATACTGGCCTTAAGGCTATTGCTCGAGGTTGTCCTTCTCTTAGGGCTCTTTCTCTCTGGAATGTATCTTCTGTTAGTGATGAAGGTTTAATTGAGATTGCTCAGGGATGTCATCTCTTAGAGAAGCTTGATCTATGCCAATGCCCTGCAATTACTGATCTGTCTTTGATGGCTATCGCAAAGAATTGTCCTAATTTGACCTCTCTAACGATAGAATCTTGTTCAAAGATTGGAAATGAAACTCTTCAAGCTGTAGGTCGTTTTTGCCCGAAGTTGAAGTTTGTGTCTCTCAAAAACTGCCCACTCATTGGAGATCAAGGAATTGCAAGTCTCTTTTCATCTGCTGGTCATGTTTTGACAAAGGTGAAACTTTACGCATTGAACATCAGTGACATCTCCCTTGCTGTTATTGGACATTATGGCATTGCCGTGACTGACGTAGTCCTTATTGGTCTTCAAAACATAAATGAGAGAGGATTTTGGGTCATGGGTAATGGCCAAGGTTTGCAGAAGCTGAGGTCGCTTGCTATAACTGCTTGCCATGGAGTTACTGATTTGGGACTTGAAGCTCTTGGTAAAGGTTGTCCAAACTTGAAGCTGTTCTGCCTGCGAAAATGTACAATCCTGTCAGATAATGGCTTGGTTGCTTTTGCCAAAGGTTCAGTTGCACTAGAGAACCTCCAATTAGAAGAATGCCACAGGATCACCCAGGCTGGGTTTGTTGGTGTTCTTTTGAGCTGTGGTAAGAAGTTAAAGGTTCTGTCCATGGTGAATTGCTTTGGTGTTAAAGAGTTAGCCTGTCGATTTCCATCTGTGCTACCTTGCAACTCACTGCAGTCTTTGTCTATTCGCAACTGCCCTGGAGTTGGTAATGCTACGCTGGCCATAGTGGGTAGGCTGTGCCCCAAATTGACTCATTTGGAGTTGAGTGGCCTTCTTGAAGTAACTGATGAGGGTCTTTTCCCTCTTGTTCAGAGCTGTGAAGCTGGTTTGGTCAAGGTGAATCTAAGCGGATGTGTTAATGTTACAGACAGATCAGTTTCATTCATAACTGAGTTGCATGGGGGAAGTCTCGAGTCTCTTAATGTTGATGAGTGTCGATATGTTACTGATGCGACCTTGTTTGCAATTTCCAACAACTGTTGGTTGCTCAAGGAACTtgatatttcaaagtgtggaaTAACTGATTCAGGTATTGCATCTTTGGCCAGTACAGTGCGACTTAATTTGCAGATCCTCTCATTGTCGGGTTGCTCTATGCTTTCGGACAAAAGTGTACCCTTTCTGCAGAAGTTGGGGCAGACACTTATGGGCTTAAACATCCAGCACTGCAATGGGGTCAGTAGCAGCTGTGTTGATCTTCTCTTGGAACAACTCTGGAGGTGTGATATCCTTTCTTAA